The Candidatus Omnitrophota bacterium nucleotide sequence TACTCCGCCGCCGAGGCTTGAAAAGCTTGTCGTGCCGGAACCGAGAGAACCAATAACCGAACCCGCTGAAATTTCTATACAGTTGTTCAAAGTGACAACCGCAACATCTCCCCTCAAATTATTAGCCGTTTCGGCTACGCCGTTTTCCGCCACATATATGTTTACGTCAATCGTATCACCGACTTTGTAAACATTATCAGTCTCATTATTGCTCACCGATATCGTCGTGCCGTCGCTGGCATCCGGCGACCATGGTACCGCTGTTATGGCAGGAGCAAGGGTATCCGCCGTCATAACCGTGCCGTTGGCGGCGAGCGTCGGCTGAAGATCGGCGGCGCCGGTTAATCCTACAACAAGCTCACCCGCGTTATCAAGTTCCGCGCGGAACCGGTCGCCATCACCGATGCCGGATGATGTGCGCATGCAGACATAAAAATAGTTCGTATTCTGCAGCGTCACGGGACTGTTAAGCGTCAGTTTAACCGCTTCCGGCGATGCGCCTGTCCAAACCGCAGGCAAAAAAGTTGCCGCCCTCAGCGTTTCTATTCCGGTTCCTTCCCACTGGGAATTTGAGGAATCCTGATATAAGACTAAACCGCCGGCGGACAGGGTCAGCAGATCTGCGGAGGCATCAAAGCCCAGAACATTTGAAAGCGTGACCGTAATTGCATTAACGGTATAACCCGGTGTTGCATCGTTTGTTGAAATATCAATTCTGAAAAGAGGCACAACGCCGCTTCCGGCTTTTACAACCGCCGGTAAGGCGACTGTTGAGGTCGAACCCGCCGGAATACCGACCATATTCACGGCGCTTGTATTGAAAGCAAACGAACCTACGGCAAAAAACAACAAACCTAAAACAATTTTTTTAAAAGACATTAAAGCCCCCTTTCTGTTAATTCGTGATATTCCGGCAGTTTTTTCGTTATCCGGAATTTTGTGACAAATCCGCTCACCGCCGGCTTATGTTTCGTGATAAACCTAACACTTCTCATAGCTCTTTTCTATCATTTTCAGCCAAAATTTGTCAAGAGGAAAAAATTCCAGTGAAAAAAGGGAACCGCCCGCAATCTCAGAATTTGACGCCGACGCTCGTTATGTACGCGTAGCCCAGAGCGCCGTGCGGGAGAAAAGCGAAATCCGCGAAATAGCCCCCGTCCTGCCAGCCCAGGCCGAAACTGAGGTTCAGGTCATCCTGATAAGACGAACCTATTCTCAGCGTGAGATTTTTCTGCCGCTTGAATTCAATGCCGAGAAGATACTGTATCTTCTCATATCCGGTGAGTTTCACCTCGCTGACGAGATAGAACCTGCCCATTTTCTGAAGGGCGCCGATCTGCAAGGACCGGGGAAGTTCCTCTTTTTCATTTATTATTTTTTTCTTTCCTCCGAAGTTCTCAACCACCGCGCCGAAAGCTGTCGTGCGGGAGGGCTGTGTCAAAAATCCTATATCCCACGCGTGATGATTGTAATCATTACCGTAAATTTTCTGACTGAGCTGTTTGTATGTCACGCCCGTGACGGTGTAGCGTTTCAGGCGGAGGCCGTATGACATGCTCAGAACGCCGTATCTGTCCGTGAAATCTCCGAGCTTTTCACCTGCGGCATCCCGCGCCGTATCCTCAAAACTGTAATTCTGCCAGCTCAAACCGAAATGCCCGGCGTTGACTGATGCGGCATTCTGCTTTGTTGACATATACCACGCGTTCTGGGAAAAAGACGCCGCTCTTTCCTGCTTAAAAGCCAGCATCGCGGGATTGACCCGCCAGCAATCACGGCCCTCCCACAGCGCGGAGGCCCCGTTCATCGCCGCCAGCCGCGCCGACGCGGGTATCTTAAGAAAAGCGAAGCTCCTTGTGCCGGGGTCTTCCGCGAATGCTAAATGAATAAATAACAAAATAAAAATCAAAACCGCGGGTAGGCGAAAGCTGTGCGCAGTCTTTGGTTTCTCGGCTGTTCTTCTCATCTTATTATCGTCATCTTTCCTTTTGCTTTTCCCTTCAATGCCTTATAAACGATAAAATAATTTCCCGTGGCGACAATGCCGCCGTGCCTGTTCCTGCCGTCCCATTCGTTGGTGCCGGTCAAGCTGGCCACGAGCATCCCGCTCACATCATATATCTCCACGCTCGCGTTGAGCGAGCCCTTATCGGCCGGCGAGATGATCGTGCAGCTGTTTGAGCCCGTGGGCATAAAAGGGTTCGGCGCGCTGTAGCAGACGCTCTCCGTCCTGAAACTTCCGTAGTCTCCCGACTTCGGCGTGGGGAAAGAATTCACATAAAAATCAGCGGCGTTATTGCCGGTGTCGGCTCCGGCGGGATCTCTTGTGAGGGATTCGCCGCTCCCTGCCTCCTGGGCGGCAGTTCCTCCCTCGCCGTAAACATAGTCCGGCGACACATCGTCATACGCCACCCGATCCATTTCCACATCCGCGGAATTCACCAGCCGTATTCCCTGCAGAGAGCTGTTGCTCATCTGCAGTTCATTGGAATATATGAAATCCGGATAGTCCGCGCCCCAGTCGTACCGTGTGTGCACCCGCGACTGCGTCATAAGAAAAAAAGATTTGGCGCCTATGACAAAACTCTTTGTCGGCGAAGAGATCGTTATAAAATCCGTGAAACTGTCAACGCTGTCCGACTTCTGTATCTTCCAGTTCGTTATGGTGATATCGGCGGATGTGTTGTTGTAAAGTTCTATCCACTCATACCCCTCATCGCCGCCGTCGGGGTCATAGACGAATTCGTTTATCACGACGCTTCCGGCGAACAATCTGCCGCATGCGACCAGGACCATGAATAAAAATAAAGCCCGCCTCATAATCTCCAGTCCAGCGACACATTGAACATGTGCATGGACTCCTGAATTCTGGCGTCATAAGACGTGCTGAACTTCTGCCAGCTCTCCAGATAATTACGCCTGCCGTAAGCGTAGCCCAGATCCATGTACATGTTGGATGAGATGTAATATCCGAATCCGGCCGTAAGATATGCCCTCTCGACGGAAGTTTTCTCGTAAGAGGGAACGAAAGCCATTCCGTAACGGATCTGCAGGGTGCTGCTCAGATCATTCTCTATTCCGAGGTGATAAGACACCCTGTCTTTGTAATTGTGTTTTACACGCGTGACGGGATCGATAAAACTCATGTCCGACCAGAAGGTCTTTACAATGTCAAAATAAATAGAGGCCGAAACGGCGCCGGCCCAGATGTGGTTCACCCCGAAGACGAGTTTGCGCGGAAGATCCAGCTCGCCTTTATATTTCAGGCTGGCGCTGCCGCTTGTGTGTTTGACATCATAGTCGAGCCCCGCCGGAGCGGTGTACGCCAAACCGTAATTCCAAAGCCCCCTGTCCCTGTAAAGAGAAAAATTCGTGCGGCTCCCCGAAAAATCATATTCCCTTTTTTCCCGCTTCGTGGAGGCTTCGCTTGTGCCGATTATGCTCGTCTCAACCGACGGGCTCCCGCTTATTATCTCATGAGTCATGCCCCATGCCCAGCCGCCTGAAAATTTTAAGGCCGCGGCAATATCAAAACTCCTTATATTCCCGGAACCCTTGTAATCAAATTTACCGATATAGCTCCCTCCGGAATAAGCTTCTTCCTCGTGTTTATAGGAAAAATTCATCAGTTGTATCATACCCAAACCCAGTCTCACCCTGTCGCTGAAAGCGAAAACAAAAGCCGTCTCCGGAACTTCAAACCAGGAATTGGAATTATAATACGCTCCGCCCTCATCGGCCGACCAGTCGTTATCGGGGATTATCCTTTCCGAGGCGATAACAAGGGGGAGAGAAAAATAAAACCTGCTCCCGTCAAAAGCCGACATAGACGCGGCATTGCTGAAAAGGCCCGTCGCGTTCTTCGCGGATGAGGCCGACGTTAAACCCAGAGCGAGGGATTTCGCGCCGCCGGAATACACGGGATCGCCCAGATCAAGCATCCCCAAATTGGTAAAAGCCGGCGCCGGAATTGCCAGTGCCGCCAGCAGCGCCGGAATTAAAATTTTTATCGTTTTTTTCATAATTACCCCCGTTAGAATTTAAAAATATATTTCATCTCAAATGTCTCAGCGACATCGTTCATCACATCTTCTCCGCTATATTCGTAAGTACCGTCGGTATAGTCGTAGGTGCCGTATTCAGGCATATAGAATTCCGGCGGATAATGATACATCTTTCTTGTGTATTTCACCGACACGCTCGCATTCTTTGAGAACTTCATGCTCGGGCTTATCGATATCATGGTGTACTTCTTCTTTCCGTCGCCGGGATCTTTGGAGTAGCTGACCTTGGAAAGCAGCTGAAAGCTCTTAGTGAATCTGTATTTGAGCTCCGCGGAAGAGGCGCTGTCGACCCAGAGCCATCTATTATCCTGCATGAGCTGTCTTCTGTCATACTGCCACTTTATCCTCGCGTCAGCCGACGGGCTCCATGTCATCTGCAGCCGGAACTGATCTATCTCTTTCGGCAGCTGGTAATAATCGCTGGTGTCGTAGATCTTCATCTTGTCGTCCTCGTTCTGTATCGTATAACGGCACATCATCTTCAGTTTCTTCGTCACCGGATACTGGCCCTGGAGATAGGTCTTATAAAAAGTTTTGAGCATTATTTCTTTAAGCGGATTGAGCTCTCTCCATATCTCACCCGCCCATTTTATATTCAGTTTTTTAGTTTTCGTCGTCACCTCGGAAAACATCTTCTCGTAGGGGTTATCGCCGGAAATACGGTAATTGTAGTAATCGGAATCAAAACGGTGCAGGCCCAGAAGGAGCGTCGTGTAGGAAAAACTGTAAACGCTGGCGAACTGGAAGGCCTTGCCCAATTCCCTCTTCTTTGTTTTGTCTATATTGCTCTCATAGGCATCATGTACTGAAAGAGCATAATCCAGAAAAAATTTCCCGTTGCCCTGCGAGGTCTTAACGCCGGCGGAAAAAATATCGTTTCGGCCTCCGGAGAACTTGTAGCGTATGTATTTTATATCCGTCTCGTCCCAGGCGGCAATATCCTCTTCTTCCATCCAGTCGTCAGCTCTTTCCACCGGCATGACTTCAGGTGAGAAGGTCTCGTGATAACTGAGGAAATGCACCTCATAATTAGGGAAAGGCACAGACACATAAAAACCGCAGGCCTTGTCTTCCATATTGTTGACGAGATTGAATTTGTCCTGATTGTTGTAGGCGAAACTCACGCTGGAGGGCACTGACTTCGCGGTGCCGTCGGGATTGAGTTTGGCCGTGAGAAATTTGTCCGAATAGAAAGCCGCCCATGTCATGTAAGGCATGGTCTTCTGAACGGCTATTCCGTAAAAACCGGCGTTTTTATTAGACGACCTGTAGGGCTCGACGCCTTTTTTTTCGCGGCTGACGGCGGATATCGTCTTTGAAACCGAGCCGAGCCCGAGCCCGCGCTCAAATGTGAGCTTGAACGCGCCGAGCACAAAAGTGTCAAACCCCAGATAATCTTTCGCGTAAAGATAATTGCTCACGAGATAATATCTGCGCAGATTCTCCCATGTCACCCCCTGCCCCCACGCGTCCCTTTTCACCGCGAAAGAAAGCTCCATGTTGGTGCCGTAAAAATACCTCAGCCGGGCGAGCTGGGATTCGGGATTGTGAAAATTTGAGGGAGCCTCCGCCTGGCTGTCGGAAAAAGGCATAGTCAGTTTCTGCGTGATCCTGAGATCTCCTTTAAGCAATTCTTTCTCTTCTTCCACATAGACGGTCAAAAAAGGCCGTATCATCCTGTATATCTCATCCGTCATACCGGAAACATCTTTGAGTTCTTCCACGTCCCTGAATCCGCCGCGGCGCACGCGGTGCCGTATTATCTCAACCACCACCCCCGGCGGTAGCATCGGGAGTTTCATAAGATCCGGGCGGTTTACGGTGTTGAGGTCAAGAGGATTGGCCCTGAAATCTTCAAGTTCCTCGGTGTCTATATCGTCAAAGCCTATTTTTTCGTCTTCAACATCCTCGACGATCTCGTCGTATATGTTCTCGAGCTCGTTTTCCGAGATGTCCGCGAAACAGGGCGCGGCAAAAAAAAGAATAACAAAAACGGATAGATATTTGAAAAACTGATTCAGCCCGACGGCTGCCATCCTCTCATACCGCATCTTGTCTCTTGCATACAGCATTTTGCGTCATTGTCCAATTTCCTGTTTGCATTTTTCAATAATACGCAGCGACTGGGGGTGGGAAGGATCTATTTCAAGTATTTTTTCAAATTCTGTTATAGCCTGCGAATATTTTTTGGCCTGATAGAGCTTCAGCCCCTTGAAATACATCTGTTTCTTCAGTTTCTCGGCTTCTTCAGGCGTTAATTTTTTCTCCGCTTCCTCTGGTTTTTCTTCCCTCACCGGCGGAGCGTATTCCAGCCCCTCCGGTTTCCCCGACGGCGCGGTGAGAGTTATATAATCCTTTATCTTATCAAACTGCTTCTTGGTAAAACGCGGCACCTTCAGCAGATCCTCTTTGGCCGTAAACTGCCCGCTGTTATTTCTGTAATCCACAATCCTGACCGCTGTCACCTTTCCTATGCCCGGCAGCGCGTCAAAATCGGCGACTTCCGCCTTGTTGATATCGGTAAGCTCCACGGGCT carries:
- a CDS encoding helix-hairpin-helix domain-containing protein; this translates as MLYARDKMRYERMAAVGLNQFFKYLSVFVILFFAAPCFADISENELENIYDEIVEDVEDEKIGFDDIDTEELEDFRANPLDLNTVNRPDLMKLPMLPPGVVVEIIRHRVRRGGFRDVEELKDVSGMTDEIYRMIRPFLTVYVEEEKELLKGDLRITQKLTMPFSDSQAEAPSNFHNPESQLARLRYFYGTNMELSFAVKRDAWGQGVTWENLRRYYLVSNYLYAKDYLGFDTFVLGAFKLTFERGLGLGSVSKTISAVSREKKGVEPYRSSNKNAGFYGIAVQKTMPYMTWAAFYSDKFLTAKLNPDGTAKSVPSSVSFAYNNQDKFNLVNNMEDKACGFYVSVPFPNYEVHFLSYHETFSPEVMPVERADDWMEEEDIAAWDETDIKYIRYKFSGGRNDIFSAGVKTSQGNGKFFLDYALSVHDAYESNIDKTKKRELGKAFQFASVYSFSYTTLLLGLHRFDSDYYNYRISGDNPYEKMFSEVTTKTKKLNIKWAGEIWRELNPLKEIMLKTFYKTYLQGQYPVTKKLKMMCRYTIQNEDDKMKIYDTSDYYQLPKEIDQFRLQMTWSPSADARIKWQYDRRQLMQDNRWLWVDSASSAELKYRFTKSFQLLSKVSYSKDPGDGKKKYTMISISPSMKFSKNASVSVKYTRKMYHYPPEFYMPEYGTYDYTDGTYEYSGEDVMNDVAETFEMKYIFKF